Proteins from a single region of Ogataea parapolymorpha DL-1 chromosome IV, whole genome shotgun sequence:
- a CDS encoding Ubiquitin-specific protease that deubiquitinates ubiquitin-protein moieties gives MISSEENIPAQQKSQLAPFVDRILASPLNFQRAKHPDKVALRPSTYIAFKSSKLRKKENLGFKPIDDLSTPKPSKEDTMPRPKSMAEAVALYTGKRYLSKKQKKELEQKPLKKQKVQPNDIKEPVLSDSEYTNAAGQDEEEESSDENFQTADEKDDEDEDEDEDEGSVSFSDVSDEDSEDMEQLKRDLKEDAQKGLDEEDEELDSDALRQIKAEINTKDEDFKISSKSKETPPTSPEDPVDLVKGELVHSKYDDSEFYDFDENYNDQGSNGSIRIYKSWREFRNKPGPLGLLNHGVTCYMNSAVQAMCHIPAVLHYLVDVHNHKYKDSISPTSVTQILADTVAKMYKLDNKGEKKVRTINPKRLIKRLADINCMMSEWQQEDSHEYFMSLMSRLQEDSTPKGVKLNQSIIYDIFGGLLSQSVTCKNCGHISTTAQEFYDLSLGLDNVKKRNSSLLDPQQLFELKNKIEAAKSSEPDAKNKLSDFLKQKILLAQEERRSRSQTPEASESQNSSSQLMENNDGEKSSQLPEQPHSPPSYKYSLENSIRDFFSPELLKTDKKDKSGYTCENCKKTTNAIKISTIERAPETLTVHLKRFRFNGSSSMKVKANVTYPETLDLSEYTTSMNSPTKYKLSSVIVHQGRSVSSGHYIAHCRQPDGSWATYDDEFINKIKARDALSDESAYVLFYSRLTHKSIGDRKRRSPARNEKSKKRFKSGNSR, from the coding sequence ATGATCTCGTCTGAGGAGAATATACCAGCACAGCAAAAGAGTCAATTAGCTCCATTTGTGGATAGAATACTAGCTAGTCCCCTGAATTTTCAGCGTGCAAAGCACCCAGATAAAGTCGCATTGAGACCATCCACATATATTGCTTTCAAAAGTTCCAAACTCCGCAAAAAGGAGAATTTGGGATTCAAGCCTATAGACGATCTCTCCACTCCAAAGCCATCAAAGGAGGACACGATGCCAAGACCGAAATCGATGGCTGAAGCGGTAGCTCTTTACACTGGTAAAAGATATCTTTCtaagaaacagaaaaaagagctcgagCAGAAACCActcaagaaacaaaaagtGCAGCCGAACGATATTAAGGAGCCGGTGCTTTCTGACAGCGAATACACCAACGCGGCCGgacaagatgaagaagaagaaagcagCGACGAGAATTTTCAGACGGCCGACGAGAaagatgatgaagatgaggatgaagatGAGGATGAAGGCTCCGTTAGTTTTTCGGATGTGTCAGATGAGGACTCTGAAGACatggagcagctgaaaagAGACTTGAAAGAAGATGCTCAGAAGGGActtgacgaggaagatgaGGAACTGGACAGTGATGCTCTACGTCAGATCAAAGCCGAAATAAATACTAAAGACGAAGACTTTAAGATTTCGTCAAAGAGCAAAGAGACTCCGCCGACTTCCCCCGAGGATCCGGTGGATTTGGTCAAAGGGGAACTTGTGCATTCCAAGTACGACGACTCGGAATTCTATgattttgacgaaaacTACAATGATCAGGGGTCGAATGGTTCCATCCGGATATACAAGTCTTGGAGAGAGTTTAGGAACAAGCCGGGCCCCTTGGGACTGTTGAACCATGGTGTGACCTGCTACATGAATTCTGCAGTGCAAGCCATGTGTCATATTCCTGCTGTTCTGCATTATCTCGTCGATGTTCACAACCACAAGTACAAGGACTCGATCAGTCCAACTTCTGTCACCCAAATTTTGGCCGACACTGTTGCCAAAATGTACAAGCTGGATAATAAGGGAGAAAAGAAAGTGCGCACAATCAATCCTAAACGTCTCATCAAACGGCTGGCCGACATAAATTGCATGATGTCGGAATGGCAGCAAGAAGATTCTCATGAGTATTTCATGTCGCTTATGTCTCGCTTACAAGAGGACTCGACTCCAAAAGGTGTCAAACTCAACCAAAGCATAATCTATGACATTTTTGGAGGGCTCCTTAGCCAATCGGTCACCTGCAAAAACTGTGGCCATATATCCACGACTGCTCAGGAGTTCTACGACCTATCACTAGGGCTGGACAAcgtcaaaaagagaaacaGTAGTTTGCTGGATCCTcaacagctgtttgaacTCAAGAACAAGATAGAGGCCGCCAAATCCAGTGAGCCTGATGCGAAAAACAAGCTGTCCgattttttgaaacagAAAATCTTGCTCGCACAGGAAGAGAGAAGGAgccgttctcaaacacccGAAGCTTCAGAGTCACAGAATTCAAGTTCTCAATTGATGGAAAACAACGACGGCGAAAAGTCGAGCCAGCTTCCTGAACAGCCCCATTCACCGCCATCCTATAAGTACTCCTTGGAGAACTCTATCAGGgactttttttctcctgaACTCCTGAAGACCGACAAAAAGGACAAGTCGGGATACACATGCGAGAATTGTAAGAAGACCACCAATGCGATCAAAATTTCCACCATTGAGCGTGCTCCAGAGACGCTGACAGTCCATCTTAAACGTTTCCGTTTCAATGgttcctcgtcaatgaaAGTCAAAGCCAACGTGACGTATCCTGAAACCTTGGACTTATCAGAATACACAACTTCAATGAATTCTCCGACAAAATACAAGTTGAGCTCGGTAATAGTTCATCAGGGACGCTCCGTGTCTTCTGGCCACTATATAGCTCATTGCAGACAACCAGATGGATCTTGGGCTACATATGAtgacgagttcatcaaTAAGATCAAAGCCAGGGATGCGTTGAGCGATGAAAGTGCGTATGTTCTCTTTTACTCCAGACTCACTCACAAGTCAATTGGAGACAGAAAGAGAAGGTCTCCTGCTAGGAACGAAAAGTCCAAGAAGAGATTCAAGAGCGGGAATTCTAGATGA
- a CDS encoding mitochondrial ribosomal protein L11, with the protein MSSKNSLIKLIVGAGQAAPTPPVGPALGSKGVKAIDFCKEFNARTAHFQPGIPIPVKVTVKPDRSFTFDIKTPTTAWLLMQAAGIEKGQPGLKKSPIKLSLKHVYEIAKIKQKDEQLKDVPLQYICKSVVETAKSIGVHIVP; encoded by the coding sequence ATGTCCAGCAAAAACTCGTTGATCAAACTTATAGTGGGGGCTGGCCAGGCCGCACCAACGCCGCCAGTTGGTCCAGCGCTTGGTTCTAAGGGTGTCAAGGCTATTGATTTTTGCAAAGAGTTCAACGCAAGAACGGCCCATTTCCAACCAGGAATACCTATCCCAGTAAAAGTTACTGTCAAGCCGGACCGGTCTTTCACATTCGACATTAAAACTCCAACTACTGCGTGGTTGCTCAtgcaagctgctggaataGAGAAAGGACAACCAGGACTCAAAAAGTCCCCTATCAAGTTGAGTCTCAAACACGTTTACGAAATtgccaaaatcaaacaGAAAgacgagcagctgaaagATGTGCCTCTACAGTATATTTGCAAGAGCGTTGTGGAAACAGCAAAATCCATTGGTGTCCACATTGTTCCGTGA
- a CDS encoding Protein kinase, protein MTSNDRKPGVSSLTKLMNEQRAQPPSSQTVRINSTEVHPTDSDFQKTITTTITLEGVSPETSYREDYIEPVSQVQVSPKPIASTPQQPYALRPASLHSNSGLPGSLSNTIPYSAPGGHPSLSTSVHSSSTFLGSPAVNLSNGQLISATQISSPAISSPKQLEPRLIISKQKVQQVQEARAAAAAANGTLSSSRSNTSLVNFFSKSRRSTATLDQFSSSPQQDQTGQSPSSQSSAESVTNGTAPGSRHSSMADLRRFFRKSVSLSNGQSGVPRTSNLSAGLSVQRQGSISSIPQITTTTPSSSVTFNGPSFAGSDTVPSSPSQEYSTSPLDFSKRVPSSPSLSSPGGSYFNIAQTPLSVGGNTTPQIPFSKRYSKFGENLGAGAGGQVRLVKRISDSKVFAVKEFRAKYQHESRRDYIKKITSEYCIGSTLKHPNIIETIEISYENDRIVQVMEYCDYDLFALVMSNKMSPEEINCCFKQILNGIRYIHSIGLAHRDLKLDNCVVSKDGIVKLIDFGSAVVFQYPFSSTLIEAQGIVGSDPYLAPEVCVFNKYDPRPVDIWSAAIIYCCMTLKKFPWKVPKLSDPSFKLFASREPGVTFGNLLRRMPDPPSYEDLENKQEYPKEKGKHHEELNTVIHPEEMPTPPPSASNSNETHDSEDPLKHTSNLMGEQRLLNALAPECRPMIGRMVSLAPACRITIDECFNDPWLQSVQMCTLVNDECEHKLVPSTDHEHTQVDQSIAHIAMLERKKKGKK, encoded by the coding sequence ATGACCTCAAACGACCGGAAACCTGGCGTTTCGTCGCTCACTAAACTCATGAATGAGCAGCGGGCTCAACCTCCTTCATCTCAGACAGTCAGGATAAACAGCACAGAGGTTCATCCTACAGACAGCGATTTCCAGAAGACCATAACAACCACAATAACTTTGGAAGGAGTGTCCCCAGAAACCTCATACAGGGAAGATTACATAGAGCCGGTCTCACAGGTACAGGTTTCGCCAAAGCCAATAGCGTCAACTCCACAACAGCCATACGCTCTTAGACCAGCCAGCCTACATTCCAACAGTGGACTACCCGGCTCGCTGTCCAACACAATCCCCTACTCGGCTCCCGGTGGACACCCGTCACTTTCCACCTCTGTTCATAGCTCGTCAACATTTCTTGGTTCTCCCGCTGTAAATTTATCCAATGGACAGCTAATTTCGGCTACACAGATTTCGTCGCCGGCAATATCGTCGCCGAAACAGCTTGAGCCCAGGCTCATCATTTCTAAGCAAAAGGTTCAGCAGGTCCAGGAGGCGCGcgccgcagcagcagcagcaaacGGGACTTTGAGCAGTTCTAGATCAAATACATCACTTGTTAACTTCTTCTCTAAATCCAGAAGAAGCACGGCAACGCTGGACCAgttttcgtcgtctccGCAACAGGACCAAACCGGTCAGTCTCCCTCATCTCAATCAAGTGCGGAAAGCGTCACCAACGGAACGGCACCCGGATCGCGTCATTCCTCGATGGCCGACTTGCGCAGGTTTTTCCGAAAGTCTGTTTCATTAAGCAACGGCCAATCCGGAGTGCCAAGGACTTCGAACTTGAGCGCCGGCTTGAGTGTCCAGCGTCAGGGTTCCATTTCGTCCATTCCCCAAATCACAACCACCACTCCTTCGTCCAGTGTCACCTTTAACGGTCCTTCATTCGCTGGGTCAGACACCGTGCCCTCGTCTCCGTCGCAAGAATACAGCACTTCACCTTTGGATTTCAGCAAACGGGTGCCTTCATCTCCAAGCTTATCGAGCCCAGGAGGATCTTACTTCAATATTGCACAGACCCCATTGTCTGTTGGTGGAAACACCACGCCGCAGATTCCATTTAGTAAGCGGTACAGTAAATTTGGAGAGAACTTGGGCGCCGGAGCAGGTGGACAAGTGAGACTGGTCAAACGAATTTCCGATTCCAAAGTCTTCGCAGTGAAAGAATTCAGAGCCAAGTACCAACACGAATCTAGAAGGGATTACATTAAGAAAATCACCAGTGAGTACTGCATTGGGTCAACCTTGAAGCATCCAAATATTATCGAGACTATTGAAATTTCCTATGAGAATGATAGAATCGTTCAGGTCATGGAATACTGCGACTATGACCTGTTTGCCCTGGTGATGTCAAATAAAATGAGCCCTGAGGAGATCAATTGCTGCTTCAAACAGATCTTGAATGGTATCCGGTATATTCATTCCATCGGCTTGGCTCACAGAGACCTCAAGCTGGATAACTGTGTGGTGTCGAAAGACGGAATTGTGAAGCTTATCGATTTTGGCTCTGCTGTGGTGTTCCAGTACccattttcaagcacgCTGATCGAGGCCCAAGGAATCGTTGGTTCCGACCCATATCTTGCACCTGAAGTTTGTGTCTTCAACAAATACGACCCCCGCCCCGTCGATATATGGTCAGCAGCTATCATCTACTGCTGCATGACTCTGAAGAAGTTCCCGTGGAAGGTTCCCAAGCTTTCTGACCCTAGCTTCAAACTTTTTGCATCCAGAGAACCAGGTGTCACTTTCGGCAATCTGCTGAGACGAATGCCAGATCCTCCAAGCTACGAAGATCTAGAGAATAAACAAGAGTATCCCAAAGAAAAGGGAAAACACCATGAAGAACTGAACACCGTTATCCATCCGGAGGAGATGCCTACTCCTCCCCCATCTGCCTCCAACTCTAATGAGACACATGATAGTGAAGATCCTCTGAAGCATACATCCAACCTAATGGGCGAACAACGTTTGCTGAATGCGCTTGCCCCTGAATGTCGTCCAATGATTGGAAGAATGGTGTCGTTGGCGCCTGCTTGCCGTATAACGATAGATGAATGTTTCAACGACCCATGGTTGCAATCAGTCCAAATGTGCACCTTGGTCAACGACGAGTGCGAGCATAAGCTGGTTCCATCTACGGACCACGAACACACTCAAGTGGACCAAAGTATAGCACATATTGCCATGCTCgagaggaagaagaaaggcAAGAAATGA